The proteins below come from a single Phorcysia thermohydrogeniphila genomic window:
- the selD gene encoding selenide, water dikinase SelD, giving the protein MKPFKLTQTVRASGUGAKLSPVGLEKVLKELEIPVDDNVLVGIETSEDAGIYKLSDEVALVQTADFITPVVDDPFVYGQIAVANALSDVYAMGGRPLTAINLVMFDACRVPMEYLKEILRGGISKLKEAGVSLIGGHTVDDLETKYGLSVTGIVHPKKFVRNSTAKPGDVLIYTKPLGIGVLTTAIKAGMASQEEIEEVSEVMTTLNKYASEAMVEVGVNACTDITGFGFLGHLYEMVKFSGVGAVIYSEKLRFLEGAKEYAAMGLLPAATYDNVDYVGNSVRFSDSVDEDTRMLLFDPQTSGGLLIAVPEERTELLIERLKEKGVKWIQEAGKIKEGNLIEVV; this is encoded by the coding sequence TTGAAACCCTTTAAGCTGACCCAGACGGTTAGGGCTTCCGGCTGAGGGGCGAAGTTAAGCCCGGTCGGGCTTGAGAAGGTTCTCAAAGAGCTTGAGATACCAGTGGATGATAACGTCCTTGTCGGAATAGAGACGTCTGAGGACGCTGGTATTTACAAACTTTCAGATGAAGTTGCCTTAGTTCAAACGGCAGACTTTATAACTCCTGTGGTTGATGACCCTTTTGTTTACGGCCAGATAGCCGTTGCGAATGCCCTCTCTGACGTTTACGCTATGGGCGGAAGGCCTTTAACGGCTATCAACCTTGTGATGTTTGACGCCTGCAGGGTTCCTATGGAATACCTTAAGGAAATCCTGCGGGGAGGAATTTCTAAGCTAAAAGAGGCTGGAGTTTCGCTGATTGGTGGGCACACGGTGGACGACCTTGAGACGAAATACGGTCTTTCCGTTACGGGGATTGTCCACCCAAAAAAATTTGTTAGGAACTCCACGGCAAAGCCCGGCGATGTCCTCATATACACAAAGCCCCTCGGTATAGGCGTTCTGACGACAGCCATAAAGGCCGGGATGGCTTCTCAGGAAGAGATAGAAGAAGTTTCAGAGGTTATGACAACGCTGAACAAGTACGCTTCAGAGGCAATGGTTGAAGTTGGAGTGAATGCTTGCACGGATATAACCGGCTTTGGGTTCTTGGGACACCTTTACGAGATGGTGAAGTTTAGTGGAGTTGGAGCAGTGATTTACTCTGAAAAGCTACGCTTTTTGGAAGGAGCAAAGGAATACGCTGCGATGGGTCTTCTCCCTGCTGCTACTTATGATAACGTTGACTACGTTGGAAATAGCGTTAGATTTTCTGACTCCGTTGACGAGGATACGAGAATGCTCCTCTTTGACCCTCAAACTTCAGGAGGGCTCCTCATTGCCGTTCCGGAAGAAAGGACAGAGCTCCTTATAGAGAGGTTGAAAGAAAAAGGTGTGAAGTGGATT
- a CDS encoding peptidyl-prolyl cis-trans isomerase translates to MRRFLPALLLVAFISTSCESGVQKAETKKETVCTEDTLLASGKGIRITLGDYRYVEELLKPKAKDYFSKHPEDLLNRMINRRLVIKYVEDSGLAKKYGLDREIERFKKEYLSRYYVSLQAQEVAEKVTDEEIVKRFKELFPDKDPSKMTEGDRKFIRNELKVKKYDEAVRDIYASVEKKIAFTQKDGRVVASCCGIEVAAEGKDTSKLKEKLKKELLTEYFYRKAVEKGYDKNPEFQRMLTEYYAGKAIEVFRKELRKKITVTEEEIKRFYEQNREKFKMPERAKAVVFYFRSKERAEKAKEELEKGKDWKQVARAFAQFTAKEKSYYNDPKDPVGTLIFMGGDKKAGKVLIADLGSNRYIVVKVLKFIPPKEITLTEARNYITLRLEGEKLREKEKELLKSLREKYGVKLFRENFECLKG, encoded by the coding sequence ATGAGACGCTTTTTGCCAGCCCTTCTATTGGTGGCTTTTATTTCAACTTCCTGCGAAAGTGGCGTTCAAAAAGCGGAAACCAAGAAGGAAACTGTCTGCACTGAGGATACGCTACTTGCCTCTGGCAAGGGGATAAGAATTACCTTGGGAGATTACAGGTACGTTGAGGAGCTCTTAAAGCCTAAGGCGAAGGACTACTTCTCAAAGCACCCGGAAGATTTACTTAACAGAATGATAAATAGAAGGCTTGTAATTAAGTACGTTGAAGATTCAGGACTTGCTAAAAAGTACGGTTTGGACAGGGAAATTGAAAGGTTCAAGAAGGAGTACCTTTCTCGTTACTACGTTTCCCTACAAGCTCAAGAAGTGGCAGAAAAGGTAACGGACGAGGAGATAGTTAAGCGTTTCAAGGAGCTCTTCCCAGACAAAGACCCTTCAAAGATGACAGAAGGGGACAGGAAGTTTATAAGGAACGAGCTAAAGGTAAAGAAGTACGACGAGGCTGTGAGGGACATTTACGCCAGTGTTGAAAAGAAAATAGCCTTCACCCAGAAAGACGGTAGAGTGGTTGCAAGCTGCTGCGGGATAGAAGTCGCAGCAGAAGGAAAAGATACCTCAAAGCTGAAAGAAAAGCTGAAAAAAGAGCTCCTAACAGAGTACTTTTACAGGAAAGCTGTAGAGAAGGGTTACGATAAAAACCCTGAGTTTCAGAGGATGCTTACCGAGTACTATGCCGGTAAAGCTATAGAAGTTTTCAGGAAGGAGCTCCGCAAGAAAATAACCGTAACCGAAGAGGAGATAAAGAGGTTCTACGAGCAGAACAGGGAAAAGTTCAAAATGCCGGAGAGGGCAAAAGCGGTTGTTTTCTACTTCCGCAGTAAAGAGAGGGCAGAGAAGGCAAAAGAAGAACTTGAGAAAGGTAAAGACTGGAAACAGGTGGCAAGGGCTTTTGCCCAGTTTACGGCTAAGGAAAAAAGCTACTACAACGACCCTAAGGATCCTGTAGGAACGCTGATATTTATGGGAGGGGACAAAAAAGCTGGTAAGGTCTTAATCGCCGACCTCGGTAGTAACAGGTACATCGTAGTTAAGGTTCTCAAATTTATTCCCCCCAAGGAGATTACCCTTACGGAAGCCCGTAACTACATAACTTTAAGGCTTGAAGGGGAAAAGCTGAGGGAGAAAGAGAAGGAGCTCCTTAAAAGCTTGAGGGAAAAGTATGGAGTTAAACTTTTTAGAGAAAACTTTGAGTGTTTAAAGGGCTAA